The genomic window TTCCACTTTTACCAGGTGCTCCACTTTTTTACACATGCCCAGAACCTGGGGTGTAGCTTCCAGTTCAACGCTATAGTGCATTCTTTTGAGCCCCAATGCTTCTAACGTGCGTTTTTGGCGGATAGTTTTGCCAATTCCGCTTCTTGTCTGGGTTATCCTAATCTTTTTCATAGTTATTATTCTTAAAGCATTAACCGTTGAAAACTTTATTCAGGGTCACACCGCGGAGTTGAGCGATCGTGCGGGCATCACGCATCTTCGAGAGGGCATTGATTGTTGCCTTCACCACGCTATGAGGGTTGGACGATCCTTTTGACTTGGCGAGCACATCCTTAATTCCGACGCTTTCAAAAACGGCACGCATGGCGCCTCCCGCAATCACACCGGTTCCGGGTGCTGCCGGCTTGATAAATACTTCTGCACCGCTGTATGTGCCGGTCTGGTCGTGAGGGACGGTTCCATTCAGCACCGGGACCTTAATCAGGTTCTTTTTGGCATCATCAATCCCTTTGGAAATCGCGGCAGTAACTTCTTTGGCTTTTCCAAGGCCATGGCCAACCACACCGTTTTCATTCCCTACCACCACGATGGCTGAAAAACTGAAAGTACGTCCACCTTTTGTCACTTTCGTCACGCGCTGGATACTCACCAGTCGGTCTTTAAATTCGATTTCGCTCGATTTAACTCTTTTTACGTTTGCGTTTGCCATAGTTCTTTAAAATTTTAATCCTCCTACGCGGGCTGCGTCAGCCAATGCCTTCACTCTTCCATGGTAAAGGTAACCATTACGATCGAATACAATGGTTTCAATACCATGTTCTTTAGCTCGTTCAGCTATGAGCTGGCCGACCATTTTTGCCTTTTCAACCTTGGTGCCTTTCTTTTCCAGAATGCCTTTTTCGTTAGATGAAGCAGCTATCATGGTCTGACCGGCCATGTCGTCGATAAGCTGGCAATAAATTTGCTTGCTGCTTCTGAAAACACTCAATCTGGGTCTTTCAGGAGTACCACTTATAACTTTCCGAATCCTGAGTTTGATTCTCAGTCGGCGGTGGTCTCTTTTATTATTTTTCTTAGCAGTTCTTAAATTCATGTTGAACCTCCGGATAATTAATTTAATGTTACTTTTCGGCAGCAGCCTTTCCGGCTTTTCTCCTGACTTCTTCACCCACAAAGCGGATCCCTTTGCCTTTGTATGGCTCAGGTTTCCTGAATGACCGGATTTTTGCGGCAACCTGGCCAATCAGCTGTTTATCACAAGAAGTCATGATGATAGTCGGGTTTTTACCACGTTCGTTCACAGTTTCCACTTTAATCTCGGGTGGCATTTCAATTACGATGTAATGTGAATAACCCAGCGTAAGCTCAAGCAGTTGCCCTGTAGCCTGGGCTTTATAACCAACGCCGATGAGTTCCTGCGTTGTTTTAAAGCCTTCCGATACGCCTTTTACCATATTGCTCAGCAATGAGCGATAGAGCCCGTGCATGGACCGGTGTTGTCTTTCATCGCTGGGTCTGGAAAGGGAGATATGCCCATTTTCCACCTCAACTTTAATTTCAGGGTTAACCTGTTGTTGAAGAGTTCCGTTCTTACCTTTGACGGTGACGATATTCTCTTTCGAAACACTAACCTGAACTCCCTCCGGGAGGCTTATCGGTAATTTTCCTATTCTTGACATGCTAAATCGTTTTAACTTACGTAGCAAATAACTTCTCCACCAATTTTCAATTTCCTGGCTGCCTTATCAGTCATCACACCATGGGAAGTTGAGATGATGGCTATCCCCAATCCATTCAGCACCCTGGGGATGCTTTCCGAGTCTGAATATTTACGGAGACCAGGTTTGCTTACCCTTATCATGTTACTGATAGCAGGTTGTTTTGTAACAGGGTGATATTTAAGGGCGATTTTAATCAGGCCAGGCCCGGTTTCTTCATCGAACTTATAATTCAGGATATAACCTTGCTCAAAAAGGATCTTGGTTAAATCCTTCTTAATGTTG from Bacteroidales bacterium includes these protein-coding regions:
- the rplF gene encoding 50S ribosomal protein L6; the protein is MSRIGKLPISLPEGVQVSVSKENIVTVKGKNGTLQQQVNPEIKVEVENGHISLSRPSDERQHRSMHGLYRSLLSNMVKGVSEGFKTTQELIGVGYKAQATGQLLELTLGYSHYIVIEMPPEIKVETVNERGKNPTIIMTSCDKQLIGQVAAKIRSFRKPEPYKGKGIRFVGEEVRRKAGKAAAEK
- the rpmD gene encoding 50S ribosomal protein L30, translated to MKKIRITQTRSGIGKTIRQKRTLEALGLKRMHYSVELEATPQVLGMCKKVEHLVKVEEI
- the rpsH gene encoding 30S ribosomal protein S8; the encoded protein is MTDPIADYLTRIRNAVMANHRIVEIPTSNIKKDLTKILFEQGYILNYKFDEETGPGLIKIALKYHPVTKQPAISNMIRVSKPGLRKYSDSESIPRVLNGLGIAIISTSHGVMTDKAARKLKIGGEVICYVS
- the rpsE gene encoding 30S ribosomal protein S5 produces the protein MANANVKRVKSSEIEFKDRLVSIQRVTKVTKGGRTFSFSAIVVVGNENGVVGHGLGKAKEVTAAISKGIDDAKKNLIKVPVLNGTVPHDQTGTYSGAEVFIKPAAPGTGVIAGGAMRAVFESVGIKDVLAKSKGSSNPHSVVKATINALSKMRDARTIAQLRGVTLNKVFNG
- the rplR gene encoding 50S ribosomal protein L18 — its product is MNLRTAKKNNKRDHRRLRIKLRIRKVISGTPERPRLSVFRSSKQIYCQLIDDMAGQTMIAASSNEKGILEKKGTKVEKAKMVGQLIAERAKEHGIETIVFDRNGYLYHGRVKALADAARVGGLKF